AAGATTGGTCTCTTCGGAAAGGGAAGTGCCGTCCGGAATTTTGAGAGAACGGACGAGTTTTCGTTTTGATTCTTCCTTTTGAACCTGAGCGGTTTCCAATTGGTTTTCCGCTTGGGCCAGAAGGGCGTTCCACTGATTGACTTCGAAACTTTCTGAAAGTCCAAGACTTTGTTTGCGAATGGTAAGATTGCGGATATTCTTCGTGTTTTCCACGAGTTGTTTGTACGTTTTGACGGCTTGTGTTTTGATCGAATAATCCCAAAAATCGACAAGGGATTCTACGATGACTGCGGAAATTTGTTGTGATACTTGGTTTTTCACAATTTCCGCTTGGGATTCTAAAATTTTAACCTCGTTTTTTCCCTTATATCCGAAAGAATTTTTGAGTAGGTCTTGGCTGATCGTTGCTCTTACAAATCCTGTGTATAGAGGAGGAATTCCCAAGGCGCTAAATCCCGCCGGAGTTGTCGCCGGATTTTCGAATGCGTTCGAGTCGAACCTTCTGGTTCCCGCTTCCACTTTGAAGTAGGTTCCGGTAGTCTGGAGAATCTTTTCGATTCCACCTTTGATCGTATCGTCTGAGATTTTCGTTCCTGTAAAAATATTCGTTTGATTGAAGGGAAGAATGGATTGACTGGATCTTCCGTCCGCCACCAATCTCCAAGAGTATTTGGAATCGTTTTTTAAAAAGTTCGTATCCGATTTTGCGAGTTCGTAACGAAGGTTTTGCAGATTATAATTGCTTTCTAATGCGCGTTTGACGGTTTCTTCGGTGGTCAGTTTAAGGACGGAATCATCTGCGAAAAGGGTCGTGGATAAAAGAACAAGATTTCCCAAAAGAATTCGAGACAACTTTCGAATTCTCAGCCTTTGTTTCCAATTTTTGACTTTGTCTTTCATTTCAAGCCTCCTTTTTTTCGAATCCTATAAAGAATCAATTCCGGTTACTCAAATGCTGTCAAGCTAAGATACGACTCAAGAAGACCGATGTATTCTCATCAACTTTAACGCTTACAAATTGATTCATTGATGAGAATACTGATAGAAGAAGTGGTTGTCACTCTTACATATTCGTTTTGTTTCGTCCTCTGAAAGTCGTGTCTTGCATTTACTACATTGCGATATTATCCCAGGGCCTTTTTCATTTTTTCTCCAACTTCCGCGATGGATTGGCAAACTTGAATGCCCGCTTCCTGCATCGCTTTCATTTTGGAGGTTGCCGTTCCTAAGCCGCCGCTGATGATAGCGCCAGCGTGTCCCATTCTTTTGCCGGGAGGCGCGGTTTGACCGGCGATAAAGCCGACTACCGGTTTTTTTACATGATTTTTGACGTATTCTGCCGCTTCTTCTTCCGAAGTTCCGCCGATTTCTCCGATCATCACGATTCCTTTCGTTTCCGGGTCTTCGTTTAACAATTTGATCGCTTCGGTGTGGTTCATACCGGGAACCGGGTCTCCTCCGATTCCGATACAAGTGGATTGTCCCAGACCTTGTTTTGTGATCTGAGCCACCGATTCGTACGTCAAGGTTCCGGAACGGGAAACGATTCCCACGGAACCGGGGCTATGGATAAAGCCCGGCATAATTCCGAGTTTTTGTTTCGCGCGAGGAGTAATCACTCCGGGGCAGTTCGGTCCCACGAGTTTTGTTTTAGAATTTCGTAATATGCTGTAAACTTTCAGCATATCGTGGGTTGGAATTCCTTCGGTGATGCAGATTACGAGCGGAAGTTCCGCGAGAATTCCTTCGATGATCGCGTCGGCTGCGAATGCGGGAGGAACAAAAATGACCGCCGCGTTTACGCCTTCGTTTTTAATTGAATCCTGGATCGTGTTGAAAACGGGAACCTTATCTTCCCACTTTGATCCGCCTTTTCCGGGAGTCACTCCGGCTACAACTTTTGTGCCGTACGCGAGCATTTGTGTCGCGTGGAAAGATCCTTCCTTACCGGTGATCCCTTGCACTACGACTTTTGTGTTTTCGTCTACTAATACTGCCATGTATGTTCTCTCTTATTGAATGAGTTTGGCAATGGTGCTTGCCGCTTCTCGGAGATCGTCGACTCCGGTGATTTTCAGTCCGCTTTTGTTGAGGACTTCTCTTCCGAGTTCCGAGTTGGTTCCTTGGAGACGAACCACGAGAGGAACTTTCAAATCCACGGCCTTAGCCGCTTCGATAATTCCTTCCGCGACCATATCGCAACGAACGATCCCGCCGAAGATGTTTACGAAGATTCCTTTTACGTTCGGATCGCCGAGGATGATTTTGAATCCGTTGGTTACGGTGGTTTTGTTCGCTCCGCCGCCTACGTCCAAAAAGTTCGCGGGTTCCGCGCCCGCGAGTTTTACGATGTCCATGGTCGCCATCGCGAGTCCCGCTCCGTTTACCATACAACCGATGTTTCCGTCTAACTTGACGTAGTTGAGGTTGAACTCGGAAGCCTGAACTTCGAGAGGATCCTCTTCGGTGACGTCTCTGAAAGCAGCGTTGTCCGCGTGACGGTAGAGTGCGTTTTCGTCGAGGTCGATCTTGCAATCTCCCGCGACAATTTCATTCTGTTTGGTGAGAATGAGAGGATTGATTTCCAAAAGAGAAGCGTCTTCTTTGATATACGCTTCGTAGATCGCCGCGAGAAGGCTTTGAAACGATTTGTGGGATTCCGCAGGAAGTCCGAGGTCGAAAGCGAGTTGTCTCGCTTGGTTCACTTGAAGTCCGATTCCAGGATCCACCGCGATTTTTAAAATCTTTTCCGGATGAGTTTCCGCGACTTCTTCGATTTCCATCCCGCCTTCCGTGGAAGCCATAATGATAGTTTTGCGGATGGAACGATCCAGCAGGATACTTAAATAATATTCCTTTGCGATATCAATTCCTTGTTCCAGATATACTTTCAGGACTTTTTTTCCTTCGGGTCCGGTTTGGGGAGTGATGAGCTGCATTCCGAGAATTTTGTCCACGGCTGCGATGGCGTCTTCTTTGGTTTTGGTTACTTTAACACCACCGCCTTTTCCACGTCCTCCGGCGTGAATTTGCGCTTTTACGACTACGACGGAACCGCCCGTTTTGGAGGTAACTTCGTCATGGGCTTTGGATGCGTTTTCTTTTTTATCGATTACGACACCAAATGGAACGTTGGCTTTGTGCCTTCTCAGGATTTCTTTTGCCTGATACTCGTGAATTTTCATGAATTAACCTTCATTGAACTTAGTTCAGTGCTTCTTTTTAGTAGGAGGTATGATTTACTCGAAATTTATACTGTTTTCGGTAGGAACTCTGGTGTCAGTAAAAAATTCAAGAGATCGACGCTTCAAGTCTCGGGGTTAGGGGTTTTTAGTTTTTCCGATCGAATTGGAGTGGCGCGAAAAAATATTCGATTCCCCGTTCCATTGAAAAATCTAGGAGTTCCTAGATTTTAGCGAATAGAGCAAAGTTTTGCTCATTACCGTAAGAAATAACACCTAACTCCTAACAAACTAATCACTCGCAACTTGAAACGTAGGAACCTCCTGCGTTTTCCTTAGAACGATAAACTCGGATCTCTTCCGGTCGCTACGGATACAATCGGAAAAATCTTAACCCTGACATCTGACTCCTATCCACTGATCCCCAATATGCTTCCACGCGTTCTAATTTTACTGGAATATTTGATTTTCAGAGCGCGACTTAGAAAAAATACTGGCAAACGATGGAAAAAGACGTTGTTTCCTTACAAGACGCTCTGGAACACGGGCTTACCGCGGAAGAATTTCAGAAAGTTCAAGAAATTTTGGGAAGAATTCCAAACTCCACCGAACTTGGAATTTTTTCCGCAATGTGGTCGGAGCATTGTTCTTATAAAAACTCGATTCTAAAATTGAAAACTCTTCCGACATCGTCGGATAAACTGCTTGCCAAAGCGGGCGAAGAGAATGCAGGCGCGATGGACATCGGCGACGGGCTGGCCGTGGTTTTTAAAATCGAAAGTCACAATCACCCGACCGCAGTGGAACCGTATCAGGGTGCGGCGACCGGTGTGGGTGGAATTATGAGAGATATCTTTACGATGGGCGCGCGTCCGATCGTATCCCTGAATTCTTTGCGGTTCGGAAATCCCGACGAACCAAGAAATAAATATCTTCTTTCCCGTGCGGTAAAAGGAATCGGAGA
The nucleotide sequence above comes from Leptospira weilii. Encoded proteins:
- a CDS encoding TolC family protein, translated to MKDKVKNWKQRLRIRKLSRILLGNLVLLSTTLFADDSVLKLTTEETVKRALESNYNLQNLRYELAKSDTNFLKNDSKYSWRLVADGRSSQSILPFNQTNIFTGTKISDDTIKGGIEKILQTTGTYFKVEAGTRRFDSNAFENPATTPAGFSALGIPPLYTGFVRATISQDLLKNSFGYKGKNEVKILESQAEIVKNQVSQQISAVIVESLVDFWDYSIKTQAVKTYKQLVENTKNIRNLTIRKQSLGLSESFEVNQWNALLAQAENQLETAQVQKEESKRKLVRSLKIPDGTSLSEETNLLEELLEKPDYIKDLEYAYKHRADFLNALKQKEIAEAALKNANNDRLPTLTISGTGASQAQNIISPQENYIDSNQGITTAKYKEWTGQMNFAYPLADKGIYAGVRDATIGMRQAILKEEELKNEVRDDVKTRIEALEASHRIYKNNITTERETENYYNGVLRSFRQGRADAVSVKNALDTHVQDQLRLTQAKVNFNIDLLRYYLAKNALLEHFQVDRDKLLPHLN
- the sucD gene encoding succinate--CoA ligase subunit alpha, encoding MAVLVDENTKVVVQGITGKEGSFHATQMLAYGTKVVAGVTPGKGGSKWEDKVPVFNTIQDSIKNEGVNAAVIFVPPAFAADAIIEGILAELPLVICITEGIPTHDMLKVYSILRNSKTKLVGPNCPGVITPRAKQKLGIMPGFIHSPGSVGIVSRSGTLTYESVAQITKQGLGQSTCIGIGGDPVPGMNHTEAIKLLNEDPETKGIVMIGEIGGTSEEEAAEYVKNHVKKPVVGFIAGQTAPPGKRMGHAGAIISGGLGTATSKMKAMQEAGIQVCQSIAEVGEKMKKALG
- the sucC gene encoding ADP-forming succinate--CoA ligase subunit beta — protein: MKIHEYQAKEILRRHKANVPFGVVIDKKENASKAHDEVTSKTGGSVVVVKAQIHAGGRGKGGGVKVTKTKEDAIAAVDKILGMQLITPQTGPEGKKVLKVYLEQGIDIAKEYYLSILLDRSIRKTIIMASTEGGMEIEEVAETHPEKILKIAVDPGIGLQVNQARQLAFDLGLPAESHKSFQSLLAAIYEAYIKEDASLLEINPLILTKQNEIVAGDCKIDLDENALYRHADNAAFRDVTEEDPLEVQASEFNLNYVKLDGNIGCMVNGAGLAMATMDIVKLAGAEPANFLDVGGGANKTTVTNGFKIILGDPNVKGIFVNIFGGIVRCDMVAEGIIEAAKAVDLKVPLVVRLQGTNSELGREVLNKSGLKITGVDDLREAASTIAKLIQ